In the Colius striatus isolate bColStr4 chromosome 3, bColStr4.1.hap1, whole genome shotgun sequence genome, AACTACAGCACTGTCTGTGGCCTACAGCCCTCGGGTAAGGGCTGCACCGGCTCTGCTGGGCCTGCGAGAGGCTGTTACAGCCCCTGGAAATGGAGGGTGAagcagctgtgttttgggtGCAGAGGGAGCATCCCCTCCCTTCTGATCCTATGCAAGAGCATTCACTCATGCCATGGGCGTCTTCTCTTGTGACGGAGAGCAGATGATTTTGAAGCGGCCATCGTCAGGGCTGGGAATGGCCCCAGCTCTCCCCGTGCTGCATATTCCAGTGTGAGAGGGAACAGCTCTTTCCCCTATGTGACAGGAGGTGCTGTGGCAGGATTTGGTCTCTTGTACAGCAGAGCCATGTCCAGGGAAGCAGAAGCCACAGGTTTCCACAGGCTCTGGGAGCCTGCTGCCAGTGGATCCGTCACCAACGCTGCCCGCTTCCACCAGGCGATCTGCAAGTAAACTCTGTATCAGCTTAAGGGGTGTTACAAGCACCTTGTACCAAAGAAATCCTATGCAGTGCTGCACTGGAGCCTGAAAAGAGCCAGTCCTGGAACTGGAGAGGCcaagggtgtggaatctccccTCACTTGGATAAAGCCTGCAGCAGTGGTACGTAATGCATCACCAACACGCTCACCcctgggagggcagagctgaggggcaAAGGGGGAAGCACCTGGAACGGGAAGGCTGGAGGTTTAGCACTGAAGCACTTGTAATATTTGTAACATTACGTGTAAATTGTCTTTTCATGAAATGCTGTGTTTTTTAGCACCTGCAGATGCAACAGTGCAACACCAGTGGAGCACTGTGCGAGGTGCCAGAGCCCCAGCGAGTGCAGGAGGCAGCCTGGCTGCCCACGGCCAGGGACCCACCACGCTCCACGGGCTGGACACGGGCTGTCACCTGAGCTCTGAGAGGCAAGGTTACATCAACAGCATACAGTAAATCTCTTTGAACCTGTCAGCTTCCTTTAGAAGTGAACATTCAGTGCTGCCGAGTCCTTCCACCAAAGCAGAGAGGAATGGCTTGATCTATGGTTCTGCTGGAGAGGGGCCCTGAGCCACACACTGGCTTGGGGGCTCTTTCTCTGTGATTTTTGGTATCCTTCATGACTGACTTTGAAGTACGTGTGTGTTGATGTGCGTGCATGGATAAATAAGTgaggagattttttttgctagtggcagggaagaagaggagggagaATAAGACCCATCTTTTCTATGGTGGTTTACTCCATCCTCTGTCTTTACTACTTAATACAAAGACTTGTGAAGCTCCTCTGGCTGCAAAGATAAAACACTGGTGTTTGGTACTGCAAGACAAtccagcagcccagctgcaTCATTAACCCATTTGTTGCCATGGCTCTTGCCAGGCAGAAGTTGGCCCTGAAGGAGCCTTAAGTGCTGTGATTCCCAGGAAAGCCCAGGGTTTCCTTGGGCACGTGGCTCATTTTGGAAGAGGGTTGACCTTTTGCAACTCCTCCTGTCTTGGCTGCCCCAGGGCCTCTGAATGGAGACTGGAGAGTTGCTGGTTGATGGATGGTGCAGCTCTGGTGTGTGGGAGTGGGAAGTTGTGCCTGTGACTTTGCAAAAGAGGGACTGAGAAGAGGGTTACGGTGTGGAGAACTGGGGCACAGGGCTCCAGTCCTGCTCCTCTTCCAGGCTCAGGCTGAACCACATTGCACATGGCTGGCTTTACTTTTCCTCCCTGCCCCTGTGATGAGCTGGCTCTGCTTCCTGTTCCTCCTGGGAGCCTATCCACCACCAGCCCCCCATCCTCTCCCCACGCCCCTCATGCAGCCCGCACTCACCCTTGCAGGAGTCCTCCCTGCGGTGGCAGGTCCCGGCACTGGCTTGGCACGAGAccacctctcccttcctccGCAGGTGTGTCCAgcccaggagcagggagcagaggagggcGCAGAGGCAGAGCCCCAGGAGCAGGTACACCACGAGCCATGGCTCCAGCTCCATGCACgccttctgctccagcacaaggGGGGACGAGGCCGTCGCCAGGGCTGCCGGCGGTGGAGGGGTGGCCATCACGGCCCCTGCTGTGGGCCAGGAGCAGATGTGTGTGCTTAGAAACCCCTCAGGCACGTGCTTCACGTGCTTGACTTTTTGGTAACTCTTCCATGATGGGGCAGAGAAGACCCCACATCCCATTCCCACCCTTCCCCCTTCTTCAGTGATCACATCTCAACCCTGCTGTGGGAATTGCAGATCTCTGTAGAAATGACccatcccctcctccctttccccaggagcagctcaggaAGGTCAGAAATGCAACTGCTGATCCTGCCCTGGCTGGTGGAGCTGAAGGCTGGGTCTGTAAAACAGGCCCAAGCAAAAGGGGAAAGGCAGCATGCAATGGAATTGTGTGTTGGAGGAGGGTGGAGAGAGGCAGATGCGCTGGCTTCCTTTTCCCCAGCCCCAGTGAAAGGGCAGCAGACAGCCCTCCAGGACAAGGAGAGGAGAgttccctcccccttccccagcaccaccCCCGTAACCATGTTCCTCTTTCACCCCCCGGGGGTCCTGCCCTGACCCCCAGCCGTACCTTCGCAGGCCCGGGCGCACTGCTTCGGGTGCTGCCCGCACACCGCCGTGCAGTTGATGCAGTTTCTCAGGAGCTTGTCATAGTAGAAGCCATCTCTACTGTTGCAGTCCATGGACTCTAGGGGAGGGGAGCAAGATGAAGATGGTGTCCTGAGCATGTCCTTCTCCCCTGTCATTGGAGCGGGAGGCTTGCAGACCACTGCCCTCCCACCACCCCCAGTGCCTGGGTTCATCCCAGCTGGAGTCTGCAGATGCTCTGAGCAACTGATGGCTTCAACGGGCACAGGGTGAGACCCTCATGCAGCCCCGGGGCTGCTCTGGTGAAAACTGAGGGTAAGCAGTGCGGGGAgttcctggctgctgctcttaGAGCTGCTGCCGCCCTGGGGCTTGCACAATTCTGTGGGGCACACCAAAACCTGCCTGAGCACAGGCTCAGGACTCTGGGGATGGCATCTCCCATCCTCAACAGGAGGATACGACTTGCTGCATGCAGCTGTGGCACAGGACTGGGTCCCCTGTGCCCCAGGACAGGGTGCAGCAGCCCTGAAGCTCAGCTCACGGGTGAGGGAAGGGGCTATGCATAGGGTTGTGTACAGGGTTTGGGTGCAAAGTGCATCTGCCTCTTCCCCACTGGTTATCACCACACCTTGGTGCCAGCTGCAGCATGGGGCTCACAGTACAGCCTTGCAATCCTGAGCTTATCGTTACACACATGGCCTGAACCTGATGTATCTCGAGGGTGAGGTGTCACTCATGGGGGATATGAATGCAGCTCGGGCTGGGCTCCCTGTGACTCCAGAAAGGAGCAATGCAAAGATGTGAGCAACTTACTCCTGGCCAGTGCTGAGCTGTTGCCAAACCCAGCCCGTCATTGGGAAGCTGTCGTGTTCCCCAGTGCTTTTGGCTCATGGTTCTGTTAAGCTGAGCTGCCTTGGAGCCCACGGGGCCTGATCCCCCTCCCAGCTTTGCCCCATGGCTGCCCATTTGGTCCCAGCCAGCTGCAGCACTCACCACACAGGGCCGCGCACCTCTGCACCGTGGGCCGGCCACACACCAGGCTGCAGGGGATGCACTGGCAGACGAGGCTGTCCCAGTACTGCTCGTCTGTGCAGTTGTTCATGGCATCCCACCTGATGGGAGGCACATCCATGGCTGCAGGAGAAGAGGCAAGTAGGTCTGAGGTGGCCGCTGTGGGACTAGCCCTGCGGCCACCTCATCCCTGTCCTAGGGCTGAGACCACCTGTAGGTGGACACAGGGCTTGGCCCCAGACCAGCAAAATCTGCTTCACATTGTAACCCTACACAGGCATGTCCCGTGCCAGTCCCTGGGAAACCACCCTGGCTTTTAGGTGGCCCTGTCTGGGGATGCACCCATCTGCCTGTGGGAGTAAGGGCAGTGGGAACTGCTCCTGTCTTTATaggcttttctgaaaataacagaaacacGACCAGAATGACTGCTGGCAGTGTCCTCTGAAAGAATTCTTCATTCTGGAAGCTTCTGAACTCCTCTGTGACAGTGGGGCAGTTCGTGCCATCCTGTGTGTAATTTCTGACTTCTGCCTTTGGGGTTTTGGCATCATAATGAAACCTGAGTCTGATGTGTAAAACTCCTCTAAGCAGCAGAAGGAGGGATGTCTCTGGGAGAGCTTTGAGCAGTGGTTTAACCAGTGCCAGCTGGCATGTCTGGAGGATGTGCTCTTGTTCCCCAAGAAGCCCTTTGTCccatcctctgctgctgtgcaccCTACGCCTATGTGGGCTGGAtgtgatcacagaatcccagaatggtgggagttggaagggacctctagagctcattcAGCCCAAGcccctcctaaagcaggttcccctccatcagggagCATAGAAAAGTGtgcaggcaggtttggaaacctccagaggagactccacaccctgcctgggcagttCCAGTGGAACTCCCTGTGTCCCAGTTTGTggctgttaccccttgtcctgttactgggcacgacagaaaaatgtctgtccccatcctcttgacacccactctttaggtGTTTATaagtcccccctcagccttctcttctccaggctcaacagccccaagtctctcagcctttcctcctaagatAAATGTTTTAGTCCCATCATCCTCAGATGCCCAAGACACTggagcaaggcagcagcagctctcagcatcaCAGAAACTTTGCCAGTAAGTTCCAATTCTAAGAATTCATTTGCTATTGAGCATTTCCTTATTGGCATCTGGAATATTTGCCCCTGTGCCCATCGTTGGGTGCTGGCCGTGGCTCCGCAGCACCCGCTGCCGTGCTGTGTCCTGCCGGCTCTGTAGCCAGCGCGCCCGAGCAGCCTCAGGAAGCACCAGCCCAGCGTGGCCGCAGTGGAGAGGTGCTGTTTGCTGACCACGAGGGCTCGTGGGTGACCGCATCCCCCTGCAGAGCCGCAGCTGTTTCCTGCGTGAGCAGATGAGGCTGGTGCTGATGGGACCCGAAAGGTTTAGAACGCCGCTGCGTGCCCAGAGGCTGCCCCGTGCCTCGGCTGCAGCCTGGTGCCACAGCCCTTGCAAAGCCACACTCTTATGGAAACCCCTTGTGCTCAGGTGAGGGGTTCtcttctttgtctctttttggTAGGTGGGAGTGTGCAGCAGTGGGGCACTTTGTGTGTCCTTCTGTCCTGCCCTTGCCCACACAGCACGTTCccccacagcagaggggctggggctgggtttTGCCTGCTGCGAACTGGCTCGTGCCCTGGGCAGCACATATCAAACCCTGCTGCTCTCAGGGATAAATCTGCTCTGCACAGGGATGCTGGCCTTGTAGCCCCAGTTGTTCAATTAACATGgctataaaattaaataattaaaatggaGCTGACTGCAGACGTTCCCCAGGGCTGAGTGAGGCTCAGGCCCCCACTCTCCTCACATGCTCTTTGAAGGTATTTTGTAGTCAAAGAGAAGAATGAGTAGATCCCCATGAATGGAGATGGGCCCTGGGGATAGCAGGGAGCCTGGCCATCCTCGTGCTATGATGGAGTCTCACAGGGTGTAGTTTCATGGGGAGCAGCGATCTGGGGCTaagctgggtgggtgcagggtgggcagctccttccctgctgctgccctgctctcagGACAGGTCCAAAGTGGGTTTTGGGCCCC is a window encoding:
- the TNFRSF13B gene encoding tumor necrosis factor receptor superfamily member 13B is translated as MDVPPIRWDAMNNCTDEQYWDSLVCQCIPCSLVCGRPTVQRCAALCESMDCNSRDGFYYDKLLRNCINCTAVCGQHPKQCARACEAGAVMATPPPPAALATASSPLVLEQKACMELEPWLVVYLLLGLCLCALLCSLLLGWTHLRRKGEVVSCQASAGTCHRREDSCKDRLVEAGSVGDGSTGSRLPEPVETCGFCFPGHGSAVQETKSCHSTSCHIGERAVPSHTGICSTGRAGAIPSPDDGRFKIICSPSQEKTPMA